Proteins co-encoded in one Zootoca vivipara chromosome 3, rZooViv1.1, whole genome shotgun sequence genomic window:
- the ABCG8 gene encoding ATP-binding cassette sub-family G member 8 isoform X2: MENSQQEHALGEEETEKVNIASQVPWYEKLAEMNIPGMCGLDSDSHVAAIQNMSFKVRSGRMLALIESSACGKTSLFDVITCRDHGGKITSGEILINGKPCTRQLAKKCIAHVRQEDRLLPNLTVRETLLFIAKLRLPKMFSDSQREKRVEDVIAELRLRQCANTRVGNEYIRGVSGGERRRVSIGVQLLWNPGILILNDPTAGLDSFTAHNLVILLSRLARGNRLVLLSVHQPRSDIFQLFDLVLLMTSGLTVYSGAAQDMVQYFTQMGYPCPTYSNPADFYVDLISIERQSEEKEMESKQRARSLAAMFHENIKNVDDRLWKSKPRDNMVTVSAQSSTTFILEEKITVNSHSAEQLPGWLQQFTVLLSRQISNDFRDLSALLIRGFETLLMSLLMGFLYYGHEKSLSIPDVSALLFMLGALIPYLVVLETVAKCHSEKAVLYQDFEDGLYPVSPYFSAKVLGELPEQFFLMIVYGVPTYWLANLRPEPEYFALMLLLLMLVTFCARTMTMWMSAMLPTFPISAFLSNILFTMFLMSGGFFISLENLWTVPAWISKVSFVRWSFEGLMQVQFRGRIYPMTFGNITYPIPGKLVLQSMDLDLQPHYAIYLILVSISTTFLVLYYLSLRFIKQKSNQDWQ, encoded by the exons ATGGAAAACTCTCAACAGGAACATGCCCTGGGGGAAGAAGAGACTGAGAAA GTTAATATAGCCTCACAGGTTCCCTGGTATGAGAAACTAGCAGAGATGAACATTCCTGGGATGTGTGGCCTGGACTCCGATTCCCATGTGGCAGCTATACAAAATATGAGTTTTAAAGTCAGAAGTGGGCGGATGCTGGCTCTCATAGAGAGCTCTG CTTGCGGAAAGACGTCTTTGTTTGACGTGATTACCTGCAGGGACCACGGAGGCAAAATTACGTCAGGTGAAATCTTGATCAATGGAAAACCTTGCACTCGCCAGCTGGCAAAGAAATGCATTGCCCACGTACGGCAAGAGGACAGACTGCTACCCAACCTGACAGTCAGAGAAACGCTATTGTTCATTGCAAAATTGCGTCTCCCCAAGATGTTTTCAGATTCACAAAGAGAAAAAAGG GTAGAAGACGTTATAGCAGAACTGAGATTGCGGCAATGTGCGAACACAAGAGTAGGGAACGAATATATCCGTGGTGTTTCTGGCGGGGAGAGAAGACGAGTGAGCATTGGGGTCCAACTGTTATGGAATCCTG GAATCTTGATACTCAATGATCCCACAGCTGGACTGGACAGCTTTACCGCCCACAACCTCGTAATACTGCTGTCTAGGCTAGCAAGAGGAAATAGGTTAGTTCTTTTGTCAGTTCACCAGCCAAGATCAGATATCTTCCAGCTTTTTGATTTGGTTCTCTTGATGACATCTGGACTCACAGTCTACTCTGGTGCTGCCCAAGACATGGTCCAATATTTCACACAAATGGGATATCCTTGTCCAACATACAGCAATCCTGCAGATTTCTACG TTGATTTGATCAGCATCGAGAGGCAGAGTGAAGAAAAGGAGATGGAAAGCAAGCAAAGGGCTCGCTCACTTGCTGCCATGTTTcatgaaaacattaaaaatgtggaTGACCGCTTATGGAAAAGCAAACCAAGAGACAACATGGTCACTGTTTCTGCACAGAG CTCTACTACGTTCATTTTGGAGGAGAAAATTACTGTGAACTCTCATTCGGCCGAACAGTTGCCAGGATGGTTACAGCAGTTCACTGTTTTGCTAAG CCGCCAGATCTCCAATGATTTCCGAGATCTCTCAGCATTGCTGATCCGCGGATTTGAGACTCTTCTAATGTCATTGTTAATGGGATTCCTATATTATGGCCATGAGAAAAGTCTGTCTATTCCGGATGTATCGGCACTTCTGTTTATGCTAGGAGCTCTGATTCCTTACCTGGTGGTTCTTGAAACTGTAGCAAAAT GCCATTCTGAAAAAGCTGTACTGTATCAGGATTTTGAAGATGGGCTGTATCCTGTTAGCCCATATTTCTCAGCCAAG GTTTTAGGAGAACTTCCAgaacagttcttcctaatgatcGTTTACGGAGTTCCTACCTACTGGCTAGCAAACCTCCGTCCGGAACCAGAATATTTCGCccttatgctgctgctgcttatgctAGTCACTTTCTGTGCCCGGACCATGACAATGTGGATGTCTGCCATGCTGCCAACATTTCCTATCTCGGCCTTCCTTTCCAATATTCTGTTCACAATGTTTTTGATGAGCGGAGGCTTCTTCATAAGCTTGGAAAACCTATGGACAG TTCCAGCTTGGATTTCTAAAGTATCTTTTGTCAGGTGGAGTTTTGAAGGATTAATGCAAGTTCAATTTAGAGGACGCATTTACCCGATGACGTTTGGCAATATCACCTATCCAATTCCTGGGAAACTA GTACTCCAGTCAATGGACTTAGACCTCCAGCCCCACTACGCAATTTACCTCATCTTGGTCAGCATTTCCACCACCTTCTTGGTTTTATACTACTTATCTCTTCGGTTCAtcaagcagaaatcaaaccaGGACTGGCAATAA
- the ABCG8 gene encoding ATP-binding cassette sub-family G member 8 isoform X1: MENSQQEHALGEEETEKVNKRFQDSIFCSDDDNSLYFTYSGKSNVLEVRDLNYQVNIASQVPWYEKLAEMNIPGMCGLDSDSHVAAIQNMSFKVRSGRMLALIESSACGKTSLFDVITCRDHGGKITSGEILINGKPCTRQLAKKCIAHVRQEDRLLPNLTVRETLLFIAKLRLPKMFSDSQREKRVEDVIAELRLRQCANTRVGNEYIRGVSGGERRRVSIGVQLLWNPGILILNDPTAGLDSFTAHNLVILLSRLARGNRLVLLSVHQPRSDIFQLFDLVLLMTSGLTVYSGAAQDMVQYFTQMGYPCPTYSNPADFYVDLISIERQSEEKEMESKQRARSLAAMFHENIKNVDDRLWKSKPRDNMVTVSAQSSTTFILEEKITVNSHSAEQLPGWLQQFTVLLSRQISNDFRDLSALLIRGFETLLMSLLMGFLYYGHEKSLSIPDVSALLFMLGALIPYLVVLETVAKCHSEKAVLYQDFEDGLYPVSPYFSAKVLGELPEQFFLMIVYGVPTYWLANLRPEPEYFALMLLLLMLVTFCARTMTMWMSAMLPTFPISAFLSNILFTMFLMSGGFFISLENLWTVPAWISKVSFVRWSFEGLMQVQFRGRIYPMTFGNITYPIPGKLVLQSMDLDLQPHYAIYLILVSISTTFLVLYYLSLRFIKQKSNQDWQ; this comes from the exons ATGGAAAACTCTCAACAGGAACATGCCCTGGGGGAAGAAGAGACTGAGAAA GTAAATAAGAGATTCCAAGACAGCATTTTTTGCTCGGACGATGATAACAGCCTCTATTTCACATACAGTGGCAAATCAAATGTTCTAGAGGTCAGAGACCTCAACTACCAG GTTAATATAGCCTCACAGGTTCCCTGGTATGAGAAACTAGCAGAGATGAACATTCCTGGGATGTGTGGCCTGGACTCCGATTCCCATGTGGCAGCTATACAAAATATGAGTTTTAAAGTCAGAAGTGGGCGGATGCTGGCTCTCATAGAGAGCTCTG CTTGCGGAAAGACGTCTTTGTTTGACGTGATTACCTGCAGGGACCACGGAGGCAAAATTACGTCAGGTGAAATCTTGATCAATGGAAAACCTTGCACTCGCCAGCTGGCAAAGAAATGCATTGCCCACGTACGGCAAGAGGACAGACTGCTACCCAACCTGACAGTCAGAGAAACGCTATTGTTCATTGCAAAATTGCGTCTCCCCAAGATGTTTTCAGATTCACAAAGAGAAAAAAGG GTAGAAGACGTTATAGCAGAACTGAGATTGCGGCAATGTGCGAACACAAGAGTAGGGAACGAATATATCCGTGGTGTTTCTGGCGGGGAGAGAAGACGAGTGAGCATTGGGGTCCAACTGTTATGGAATCCTG GAATCTTGATACTCAATGATCCCACAGCTGGACTGGACAGCTTTACCGCCCACAACCTCGTAATACTGCTGTCTAGGCTAGCAAGAGGAAATAGGTTAGTTCTTTTGTCAGTTCACCAGCCAAGATCAGATATCTTCCAGCTTTTTGATTTGGTTCTCTTGATGACATCTGGACTCACAGTCTACTCTGGTGCTGCCCAAGACATGGTCCAATATTTCACACAAATGGGATATCCTTGTCCAACATACAGCAATCCTGCAGATTTCTACG TTGATTTGATCAGCATCGAGAGGCAGAGTGAAGAAAAGGAGATGGAAAGCAAGCAAAGGGCTCGCTCACTTGCTGCCATGTTTcatgaaaacattaaaaatgtggaTGACCGCTTATGGAAAAGCAAACCAAGAGACAACATGGTCACTGTTTCTGCACAGAG CTCTACTACGTTCATTTTGGAGGAGAAAATTACTGTGAACTCTCATTCGGCCGAACAGTTGCCAGGATGGTTACAGCAGTTCACTGTTTTGCTAAG CCGCCAGATCTCCAATGATTTCCGAGATCTCTCAGCATTGCTGATCCGCGGATTTGAGACTCTTCTAATGTCATTGTTAATGGGATTCCTATATTATGGCCATGAGAAAAGTCTGTCTATTCCGGATGTATCGGCACTTCTGTTTATGCTAGGAGCTCTGATTCCTTACCTGGTGGTTCTTGAAACTGTAGCAAAAT GCCATTCTGAAAAAGCTGTACTGTATCAGGATTTTGAAGATGGGCTGTATCCTGTTAGCCCATATTTCTCAGCCAAG GTTTTAGGAGAACTTCCAgaacagttcttcctaatgatcGTTTACGGAGTTCCTACCTACTGGCTAGCAAACCTCCGTCCGGAACCAGAATATTTCGCccttatgctgctgctgcttatgctAGTCACTTTCTGTGCCCGGACCATGACAATGTGGATGTCTGCCATGCTGCCAACATTTCCTATCTCGGCCTTCCTTTCCAATATTCTGTTCACAATGTTTTTGATGAGCGGAGGCTTCTTCATAAGCTTGGAAAACCTATGGACAG TTCCAGCTTGGATTTCTAAAGTATCTTTTGTCAGGTGGAGTTTTGAAGGATTAATGCAAGTTCAATTTAGAGGACGCATTTACCCGATGACGTTTGGCAATATCACCTATCCAATTCCTGGGAAACTA GTACTCCAGTCAATGGACTTAGACCTCCAGCCCCACTACGCAATTTACCTCATCTTGGTCAGCATTTCCACCACCTTCTTGGTTTTATACTACTTATCTCTTCGGTTCAtcaagcagaaatcaaaccaGGACTGGCAATAA